TAGCGGCCGTTCGCGTCGGTGGTCGCCTTCTGGGTGAGCAGGCGGTAGTCGGACTCGGTGTGCGTGCGCTTCTGCAGCAGCCGGATCGTGCGCCCGGCCATCGGCCTGCCCTGGTCGTCCCTGAGGTAGCCGGTGACCCGGAACTCGTCGTCCGCGATGGCCGGCCCCTGGGTGTCCCAGAAGACCCCGGTGGACCGGCTCAGGGCGAGGGTCAGCGTCGGCGTCACCGCGGCCCCGGCCCCGCCGGCCGGGAGGACGACCACGCCGAGACCGAGGACCACGCCCAGCAGCAGCGTGAGCAGGCGACGCGGACGGCGGGCGGCGGTGCGGTTCATGGGCGGAGACTAACCCCGCCTTGCCGTGCCCACCTAGGCTGCCGTCTCGTGACGCCACGATGACCGCCCCCGACCGCAACCGAGCCAGGGACGGGTTCGTGCTGGGGTTCGCCGCCTATGCCATGTGGGGCGCCTTCCCGCTCTACTGGCCGCTGCTCGAGCCGGCCGGCGCGGTCGAGCTGCTGGCCCACCGGGTGGCCTGGTCGGCCCTCGTCATGGCGGTCCTGGCCGTGGCGCTGCGCAAGCGGGAGGGCCTGGCCCGCGTGGTGCGCGACCGCCGCGTCCTGCTCCTGCTGCTCGCCGCGGCGTGCGTCATCTCGGTCAACTGGGGCGTCTACATCTGGTCGGTGAACCACGAGCACGTCGTGGACGCCAGCCTCGGCTACTTCATCAACCCCCTGGTCACGGTGCTCATGGGCGTCCTCGTCCTGGATGAGCGCCTGCGGACCCTGCAGTGGGCCGCGCTCGCGGTCGCCGGGGGCGCCGTGGTGTGGTTGACGCTCGCCGAGGGCCGCGCGCCGTACATCGCCCTGACGCTGGCGTTCTCGTTCGGCACCTACGGCCTGCTGCGCAAGAAGGCAGACGTCGGTGCGGTCGAGGGCCTCACGGTCGAGACGTTCCTGCTGGCTCCGCTGGCCGTGGCCTACCTGGTGTGGCTGCAGGCCTCCCGCGACGGGCGGGCCTTCTCGGAGGGCCCGGGCCACTTCGGGCTCCTGGCCACGGCGGGACTGGTCACGGCCCTGCCGCTGCTCTGCTTCGGCGGTGCGGCCACGCGGGTGCCGCTCACCACGCTCGGCCTGCTGCAGTACGTCGCCCCGACGCTGCAGTTCGTGCTCGGCACCACCGTCGGCGGCGAGTCGATGTCGGTCTCGAGGTGGGTCGGCTTCGCGGTCATCTGGGCCGCTCTGGTGCTGTTCAGCCTCGACTCCGTGCGGTCCCGTCGCCAGTCGCGGCTCGTGGTCGAGGCCTCGGCGGCCTGACCCTCACGACTGGCCCGGGGGGCCGGTCGGACCGCCGGCCTGCCAGGCCTGGAAGCGCCTGATGCCGAGCGCGACGACCTGCCAGGCGAGCACCGACATCGTCCCGAAGAGCAGGCCGCCGGTGGCACCGGCGACGTAGTCGCCCGCGGAGTTGGAGAACTCCAGCGAGGTGATCAGCCCGCCCCACAGCAGCACCGCGGCGAGCCAGACCACGGCCCACGCGAGGCGCCGGGCACCCCTGCCCGCGACCCGGGCCCGCGCCAGGAGGAAGCCGGCCGGGACGACGTAGGCCGTGCCGACGACCGTCACCAACCAGGCCCCGGTCAGCGTCGGGACGGCGAGCCAGACAACACCCGAGAGCAGGTTGCTCACCAGCACGGGTCGGTCGTGGGCCATCGCAGCCTCAGGCCGTGCGGGTCGCGATCACGCCCGCGAAGTCGACCAGGGCCTGCTTCACGGGCCCCTCGGGCACCACGGTCAGCAGGTCGATCGCGCTGTTGGCCAGCTGCAGGACGTAGCGTCGCGCCTCACCCATGGCGGGGTGGGCCCGCATCAGGGCCAGCGCCTCGGCGTGCCGGGCGTCGTCGGTCAGAGGCGCGGACAGCAGCTCGCGCAGGCGCGCGTCGGCCGGGTCGGTCGACCGCAGCGCCATCAGGGTCGGCAGCGTCGGCACGCCCTCGCGGAGGTCGGTGCCGGGGGTCTTGCCGGAGACGTCGGAGTCGCTGCCCAGGTCGAGGATGTCGTCGGAGAGCTGGAAGGCGGTGCCCACGCGCTCGCCGTAGCCCGTGAGGGCCGCGACGACCTCGGGCGGGCAGCCGGAGAACATCGCGCCGTAGCGCGCGGAGGTCGCGATCAGCGACCCCGTCTTGCCCCCCACCACGCGCAGGTAGTGGTCGAGCAGGTCCTCGCCGGGCCGCGGCTCGCGGGTCTCCAGGATCTGGCCCTCGACCAGCCGGCTGAACGTCTCGGCCTGGATGCGGACCGCCTCGGCCCCGAGCCGAGCGGTGAGCTCGGAGGACTTCGAGAACAGCCAGTCCCCCGCCAGGATCGCGACGTGGTTGTCCCAGCGCACGTTGGCCGAGTCGGCCCCGCGCCGCAGGTCCGCCTCGTCCATCACGTCGTCGTGGTAGAGCGAGGCCAGGTGGGTCAGCTCGACCACCGACGCGGCGGTGAGCACGTCCTCGTTGATCCCCTCGCCCGCCTCGGCGGCGAGCAGCACCAGCATCGGGCGGAACCGCTTGCCGCCGGCGTGGAGCAGGTGGCGGCACGCCTCGGTGATGAAGTCGGCCTCGGAGCGGATCTCCGCCTCGAGCCGCTCCTCGACGGTGAGCATGCCGCGGACGAGGCGCTCACGGAGCGCCGCGTCCACCACGGGGAGAGCCAGCGGCACGTCCTGGGCGGGGGTCATCGGTTGGCCGGTCTCACCGGATGAACGACCCCGCGTTGCCGGCGAGGTCGAGGATCGGACCCGGGACGATGCCGAGCAGGAGGGTGGCCGCGAAGCCGACCGCGATCACGACGGCGGTCAGCACCGACGGCATGGCGATGGTGGGCCCCTCGCCGACCGGGTCGGCGAAGTACATCTGCACGATCACGCGGAGGTAGAAGAACGCCGCCACCGCCGACAGGACCACCGCGATCACCACGAGCGGGACGGCCCCGCCCTGGGCGGCCGAGGTGAACACCGCCCACTTGCCGGTGAAGCCGCTGGTCAGCGGGATGCCCGCCATGCCCAGCAGGAAGAACGACATCACCGCCGCCACCAGCGGCGCCTCCTTGCCCAGGCCCGCCCACCGGCTGAGGTGGTTGGCCTCGCCGCCGGCGTCGCGCACCAGCGTCACGATGCCGAACGCACCGACGGTCATGAAGCCGTAGGTCACCAGGTAGAACAGGACGGCCTGCAGCGATGAGATCTGGACCGAGTCGGGGCCGCCGGAGTAGAGGCCGACGAAGCCGACCAGCACGAAGCCCGCGTGCGCGATCGAGGAGTAGGCCAGCATGCGCTTGATGTCGCTCTGGACCAGGGCGAAGAGCGAGCCGACCACCATCGTGGCGATCGCGACCGCCCAGATCATCGGGGTCCAGTCCTCGCGGGCGCCACCGAAGCCGACGTAGAACAGGCGCAGCAGGGCACCGAAGGCCGCGATCTTGGTGCACGCGGCCATGAAGCCGGTCACCGCGGTCGGGGCGCCCTGGTAGACGTCGGGGGTCCAGGAGTGGAACGGCACGGCGCCGATCTTGAACAGCAGGCCGACCGCCAGCAGCGCGATGCCGCCGAGCAGCAGCCCCTCGCCACCGACGCGGCCGGAGACCGCCTGCGAGATCGCGGCGAAGTCGGTGGCGCCGGCGTAGCCGTAGACCAGCGCGACGCCGTAGAGGAAGAAGCCCGAGCTGAAGGCGCCGAGCATGAAGTACTTCAGCGCTGCCTCCTGGCTGAGCAGCCGGCGGCGACGGGCCAGCCCGCAGAGCAGGTAGAGCGGCAGCGAGAAGACCTCGAGCGCGACGAACATCGTGACCAGGTCGTTGGACGCCGCGAAGAGCATCATGCCGCCGACCGAGAACATCAGCAGCGGGAAGACCTCGGTGTGCTCCAGGCCCTGCGAGGACGCCTGGCGCTCGGCCTCGGTGCCGGGCAGCGCGGCCGCCTGGCCGGCGAAGGCGGTGACGCCCCCGTCGAGCTGCCGCTCGGCGAAGAGCAGCGCGCTGAGCAGCGAGAGCACGAGGAGCAGGCCCCAGACGAAGACCGACGGACCGTCGACCGCGATCGCGCCCATCGCGGCGATCGCACCACGGGCGCCGTCGTACTCCTTCAGGTCCCGCGCGACGAGGACGGTCATGACCAGGGCGCCGACCGTGCCCAGCACCGTCACGGCGGTCTGCAGCAGGTAACGGCGCTCGCGCGGGGCGAAGGCCTCGACCAGGACGCCGACCAGCGCGACGCCGAAGACCACCAGGAGCGGGGAGAGCTCGAAGTACTCCAGCTTCGGGGTGTCGAACGCGTTCACTCGTGCGCCTCCTCGGCAGCAGGGACGTCACCGGGGCTCACGGCCGGCGAGGGGTCGTGGGCGCCGACCTGCGTCAGCGTGGTCTCGACCGCCGGGCTGATCACGTCGATCAGCGGCTTGGGGAAGAAGCCGAAGAAGACGATCAGGGCCAGCAGCGGCGCGAGCGCGGCCACCTCGCGACGGTCGAGGTCGCGGATCGGCGCGACGGCGGGGGTCACCGGGCCGGTCATGGTGCGTTGGTACATCAGCAGGATGTAGAGAGCGGCCAGCACGATGCCGAAGACCGCGAAGACGGCGTACCACCAGTTGTGCACGAAGGCGCCGGTCATCACCAGGAACTCCGAGACGAACGGCGAGAGGCCCGGCAGCGACAGCGACGACAGGCCGCCGACCAGGAAGATGCCGGCGAGCACCGGAGCGACCTTCTGGACCCCGCCGAAGTCCTGGATCTGCCGCGAGCCGCGGCGCGCGATGAGGTAGCCCGTCACCAGGAACAGCACACCGGTCGAGAGGCCGTGGTTGAACATGTAGAGCGTCGAGCCCACCTGGCCCTGGCTGTTCATCACGAAGATGCCCAGCACGATGAACCCGAAGTGGGACACCGAGGTGTAGGCGATCAGGCGCGGGATCGACTTCTGCGCGATCGCGACCAGGCCGCCGTACAGCACGCTGATGACGGCCAGCGTGAGGACGACCGGCGTCGCCCAGCGCGAGGCCTCGGGGAACAGCTCCAGGCAGAACCGGATCATCCCGAAGGTGCCGATCTTGTCGAGGATGCTCACCAGCAGCACCGAGGTGCCGGGCGTCGCCTCGTCGGCGGCGTCGGGCAGCCAGGTGTGCACCGGCACCATCGGCGCCTTGACCGCGAAGGCGATGAAGAAGCCGAGGAACAGCCAGCGGCCGGTCGAGGTGCTCACGTCCTGCATCAGCGGGTGCAGGTCGGAGAGCAGGTAGGTCGGGGTGCCCCCGTTGAGCTTGGCCGACTGGACGTAGAGACCCACGACCGAGGCCAGCATCACCAGGCCGCCGAGGAGGCTGAAGATCAGGAACTTGACCGCGGCATAGGTGCGGCGCGGGCCGCCGTACCCCCCGATGAGGAAGTAGATCGGGATCAGCGTCGCCTCGAAGAACACGTAGAACAAGAACACGTCGACCGAGGAGAAGACACCGATCGCCAGGCCCTCGAGCGCCAGGATCCAGGCGAAGAAGGCGTTGGTGGACCATCGGCCGACGTCGGCGTCGCGCCAGGAGGCGACGATCACGACGGGCACCAGGATCGTGGTCAGCAGCACCAGCACCAGGCCGGTGCCGTCCACGCCGAGGGCGTAGTGGGCGCCGAAGGCGCTGATCCACGCGTGGGTCTCGGTGAGCTGGTAGCCCTTCTCGCCGGTGTCGAACTGCAGCGCCACCGCGATCGAGAGCGCGAAGGTCAGCACCGAGAAGCCGAGGGCCGCCTGCCGTCCGATCGTGCCGTGCTTGGGCATGGCCATCACGACGATTGAGCCGACGATCGGCAGCAGGAGTGCTGCGGTCAGCCAGGGGAAGCTCATGTCAGGTTCACCGCCAGGAGGGCCCCGAGCACGAGCGCCGCGCCGAGGAGGAGGGACAGGGCGTAGGAGCGGACGTAGCCGGTCTGGATGCGCCGGAAGGTGCCGGACATGCCCATCGCGGAGGAGCCGGTGCCGTCGACCACTCCGTCGACGATCGTGTCGTCGAAGCGGGCCAGCCCCTCCACCATCGTGTTGCCGGGCCGCATCAGCACCGCCTCGTTGAACGCGTCGCCGTAGAGGTCGGCGCGAGCCGCGCGGGTGGCGAACGAGACCTTGGCGGGCGCCTGGCGCGGGATGTCGCGCTTCATGACCAGCAGCCACGCCACGGCGATGCCGATCGCGACCGTCACCAGGACGATGAGCGTGTAGGCGATCGCGGGCAGCGGGAGGTCGTGCTCCGGCTCCTCGCCCACCACCGGCGCGAGGAAGTCGGTGATCCACCCGCCGACGAGAAGCAGGCCGCCCAGGGCGGACAGCGCGGCCAGCACCATCAGCGGCACGGTCATCACCTTGGGCGACTCGTGCGGGTGCACGCCCTCGGACCAGCGCTTCTCGGAGACGAACGTCAGGATCATCAGCCGCGTCATGTAGAACGCGGTGATGCCGGCGCCGACCAGCGCGGCGGTGCCGGCCCACCAGCTCTGGCCGAACGCCGTCTCGATGATCTTGTCCTTGGACCAGAACCCGGAGAAGCCCGGGAAGCCGATGATCGCGAGGTAGCCCATCGCGAAGGTCAGGAACGTGATCGGCACGGCCTTGCGCAGCCCGCCGTAGTGCCGCATGTCGACGTCGTCGTCCATGGCGTGCATCACCGAGCCGGCGCCGAGGAACATGTTGGCCTTGAAGAAGCCGTGGGTCAGCAGGTGGAAGATCGCGAACGCGTAGCCCGCGACCCCGAGGCCGGCGGCCAGCATCATGTAGCCGATCTGGCTCATCGTCGACCCGGCCAGCGCCTTCTTGATGTCGTCCTTGGCGCACCCGATGATCGCGCCGAAGAGCAGCGTGACGACGCCGACGATCATCACCGCGGTGCGGCCCACCTCGGTGCGCTCGAAGATGAAGTTCGAGCGGACCACGAGGTAGACGCCGGCGGTGACCATGGTCGCGGCGTGGATCAGCGCGGAGACCGGGGTCGGACCCTCCATCGCGTCGAGCAGCCAGGACTGCAGCGGCACCTGGGCCGACTTGCCGCAGGCGGCCAGCAGGAGCAGCAGGCCCAGGACGTTCAGCGTGGTGTCCGACGCCCCGCCGGCCAGCTCGGAGACGCCGACGAACTGCACGGTGCCGAAGGTCGCGAAGAGCAGCATCGCCGCGAGTGCCATGCCGATGTCGCCGACGCGGTTGACCACGAAGGCCTTCTTGGCCGCGACCGCGGCGCTGTTGCGGTGCTGCCAGAACCCGATGAGGAGGTACGACGCGAGGCCGACCCCCTCCCAGCCGAGGAACAGGCCGAGGTAGCCGTCGGACAGGACCAGCACGAGCATCGAGGCGACGAACAGGTTGAGGTAGGCGAAGAACCGGGCCCGCCGCTCGTCGTGCTCCATGTAGCCGATGGAGTAGACGTGGATCAGGAAGCCCACGCCCGTGATCAGCAGGACGAACAACGCCGACAGCGGGTCGTAGAGGATCCCGAGGTCGACCTTGAACCTGCCCGCCTCGAACCAGGTCCACAGGTGGCTGCCGAGCTGGCGGTCACCCTCGTCGCGGCCCAGCAGGCCGACGAAGGCCAGCAGTCCGACCAGGAACGACAGGCCGACCGTGGCGGTGCCCAGCAGGTGGGCCCAGGCCGACGTACGCCGGTTGCCCAGGAGCAGGATCGCGGCGGCGCCGAGCGCCGGGAGCGCGATGACCAGCCACAGCACGTCGTACACCCCGCCACCGGAGGTGGGGTGGACGACCGGCACCGCGCCGGAGCCCTCGGACAGGAAGAGGTTCGCCATGTGTCTCAGTCGCTCCTCAGTACTTCAGCAGGCTCGCGTCGTCGACCGAGGCCGAGCGGCGGGTGCGGAAGATCGTCATGATGATCGCCAGGCCGACGACCACCTCAGCCGCGGCGACCACCATCACGAAGAAGGCGGTCACCTGCCCGTCGAGGTTGCCGTTGACCCGGGAGAACGTGACCAGGGCCAGGTTGCTGGCGTTGAGCATGAGCTCGACGCACATGAACACCACGATCGCGTTGCGTCGCGTGAGGACGCCGATGCAGCCGATCGTGAACAGGATCGCCGAGAGGGTCAGGAAGGGTGTGGCGCTCATCGGCGCGCCTCCTCGTCGTCGCCGGTGGTGAGCTCGGTGACGTCGTCGGCCAGGTCGGCAGTGGACTGCACGTTGCCGCGCGCGGCCAGGACCCGCGAGACCGAGAGCTCCGAGGCGGTGCCGTCGGGCAGCAGGGCCGGGGTGTCGACCGCGTTGTGGCGGGCGAACACGCCGGGGCTGGGCAGCGGGCCGACGTGCTTGCCGTGGTCGGCGTAGTCGCGCATGCGCTGGCGGGCCATGTCGGCCTGGCTGAGCTTGGGCGTGAGCCGCTCGCGGTGGGCCAGGACCATCGCGCCGAGCGCGGCGGTGATGAGGAGGGCCGAGGTCACCTCGAAGGCGAAGATGTACTTGCTGAACAGCAGCTGGGCCAGGCCCGGCACGTTGCCGCCCTTGTTGACCTCGTCGAGCCCGACGATCGCGCCGACCGACGTCTGCGCGACGCCGAGGGCGAGGAGCAGGCCGAAGACCAGGCCGACGACCGCCGCCATGAGGCGCTGCCCGCGGATCGTCTCCACGACCGAGTCGCCGGCATCGACGCCGACCAGCATCAGCACGAAGAGGAACAGCATGAGGATCGCGCCGGTGTAGACGATGATCTGCGTCGCGAAGAGGAAGGGGGCGTCCTGCACGAGGTAGAGGATCGCCAGCCCGACCATCACGACCGCCAGCAGCAGGGCGGCGTGCACGGCCTTGCGCACGAAGAGGATGCCGAGCGCGGCCAGGACCATGAACGGCGAGAGGATCCAGAAGGCGATCACGACTTGAACTCCCCTCGGTAGTAGTCGCCCTCGTCGTCGCCGAGGCGCATCGGGTGCGGCGGCTGCTCCATGCCCGGCAGCAGGGGGGCGAGCAGGTCCTTCTTCTCGTAGATCAGGTCCATGCGGTTGTCGTCGGCCAGCTCGTACTCGTTGGTCATCGTGAGCGCACGCGTCGGGCACGCCTCGATGCACAGGCCGCACAGGATGCAGCGCAGGTAGTTGATCTGGTAGACGCGGCCGTAGCGCTCACCGGGCGAGAAGCGCTCGTCCTCGGAGTTGGAGGCCCCCTCGACGTAGATCGCGTCGGCCGGGCACGCCCAGGCGCACAGCTCGCAGCCGATGCACTTCTCGAGGCCGTCGGGCCAGCGGTTGAGCTGGTGACGACCGTGGAACCGCGGCGCGGTCGGCTTCTTCTCCTTGGGGTACTGCTCGGTGACGACCTTGCGGAACATCGTCCGGAAGGTCACCCCGAACCCGGCGACCGGGTCCCAGAACTGCTCTTTGAGGGTCGGCATCAGCTCTCCTGGTTCGAGGTCTGGTGGCTCACGGTCCGGCCGGTCACGGAGTAGGCCGGCGCGGTCATCGGCGGGACGGGGTAGCCGCCGGCGTAGGGGTCGAAGGCGTCCGCGGTCTCCTCGTCGGCCTCCTCCTCGTAGTCGCCGCCGAAGAAGAAGGCCACCAGGGTGATCGCCGCGACCACGCCGATCGCGATCAGCAGGGTCTGCCGGTCGACGCCCCCGTCGAGGGTCATCGCGCGGATCGTCGCGACCGCCACGATCCAGCCCAGCGAGATCGGGATGAGGCGCTTCCAGCCGAACGCCATGAACTGGTCGTAGCGCAGCCGCGGCAGCGACCCGCGCAGCCAGATGAAGAAGAAGATGAAGACCAGGACCTTGCCCATGAACCACAGGAACGGCCAGTAGTCCTGGTTGGCGCCGTCCCACAAGCTGATCGGCCACGGTGCGCGCCAGCCCCCGAGGAACAGGGTCGTGGCCAGGGCCGAGACCGTCGCCATGTTGATGTACTCGGCGAGGAAGAACAGCGCGAACTTCAGCGAGGAGTACTCGGTGTGGAAGCCGCCGACCAGCTCGCCCTCGGCCTCCGGCAGGTCGAACGGCGCGCGGTTGGTCTCCCCCACCATCGCGATCACGTAGATCACGAACGACGGCACGAGGATCAGCCCGAACCAGATGTCCTTCTGGGCCTCGACGATCTGCGAGGTCGACATCGAGCCGGCGTAGATGAAGACCGCGACCAGCGCCAGGCCCATCGCGACCTCGTAGGAGATCATCTGCGCCGAGCTGCGCAGGCCGCCCAGCAGGGAGTACGTCGAGCCGGAGGACCAGCCGCCGAGCACGATGCCGTAGATGCCGACCGACGAGATCGCCAGGATGAACAGCACGGCGACCGGCATGTCGGTCAGCTGGAGCTGGGTCGTGGTGTCGGTGAACGGGATGCGCACCTCGGGGCCGAACGGGATCACCGAGAAGGCGACGAAGGCCGGCACCACCGACAGCACGGGCGCGAGGATGAAGACGATCTTGTCCGCCGCCTTGGGCGTCAGGTCCTCCTTGAGCGCCAGCTTCACCCCGTCGGCGAGGCTCTGCAGCAGGCCGAACGGGCCGTGCATGTTGGGGCCGATGCGGTGCTGCATCCGGGCCACCACGCGCCGCTCCCACCAGATGTTGAACAGCGTGAGCAGCACGAGGACCACGAAGATCATCAGCGCCTTGAGCAGCACCACCCACAGCGGGTCGTTGCCGAAGGGACCGTTGAGGTCGGCCTCCCCTGCCTTGGTGAAGATCAGGTGGGTCACCGGACTCCCTCCAGAGTGGCCTCGGCCAGGGAGAGCGTGACGCTCCCACCCGACGCGACGCCGAGGTCTCGGCGCAAGTGCACCCCGCCGGCGGCGGTGGGCGCCCACACCACGTGGTCGTCGAGGTCGGCGACCTCGGCGGGCAGGACGACCGACCCGCGCGGGCCGCCCAGCTCGACCGAACCGCCCTCGACCAGGCCGAGACGGTCGGCCGTGGCGCGGCTGACCAGCACCACCGTCGGCGGTCCGCTGGCCTTGTAGAACTCGTCGCCGTCCTGCATCGGGCCGTCGCCGATCATCGACTTCCAGGTGGCGAGGACCAGCGTGGTCTCGGCGGGCTCGGCCACCGGCTCCGGCGCCACGCTCGGGGCCTCCGCACGGCCGCCGTCCCACGCCCCCAGCTCGTCGAGCTCGGCCGCGGCACCCTCCGGGGTGCGGAAGCCGAGGTGCGCGCCGAGCTCATCGGCGATGCCGGCCAGGGCGCGGACGTCGGGGATGGCGTTGGAGGTGGTGAGGACCTTGCCGAACGGGCGGACCCGGCCCTCCCAGCTGGTGAAGCTGCCCGCCTTCTCGGCGGGCGGTGCGACCGGCAGGACCACGTCGGCCAGGGCGGTCACCGCGCTCTCGCGCAGCTCGAGGCTGACCACGAAGCCGGCGGCCTCGACCGCGGCGCGCGCGGCGGCCGGGTCGGCCAGGTCGTCGAGCTCCACGCCGGCGACGACGAGGCCGGCGAGGTCGCCGCTCGCGGCGGCGGCCAGGATCGCGTCGGTGTCGCGGCCGGGGGCGGACGGGACGGTCGTGCCCCAGACGGTGCCGACGTCGACCCGCGCCGAGGCGTCGCCGACCGGGCGGCCGCCCGGCAGCAGGGTCGGCAGGGCACCGGCGTCGAGGGCGCCGCGGTCGCCCGCGCGCCGCGGGACCCAGGCCAGCCGGGCCCCGGTCTGCGCCAGGAGCACGCTGACCGCGCTCAGAGCGCCCGGGACGCTCGCCAGGCGCTCGCCGACGAGGATCACTCCCCCGGCGTCGAGCGCGAGCTCACCGTCGTGGCCGAGCCGCTCGATCGCGGCCGGCTCCTCACCGGGCGCCGTGCGTACGACGGTCGCGGACAGCTTGGCCAGGCCGCGCGAGGTGTGCGGGGCGACCGCGAAGACGCGCGGGCCACCGGCACGGACGGCCTTGCGGAGCCGCAGGAACAGCGAGCCGGCCTCCTCCTCGGGCTCGAGGCCCAGCAGGAGCACCGCACCGGCCCGCTCGAGGTCGGCGTAGGTGACCCCGAGGCCGGTGCCGGCGACGTGGGCGCCGAGGAACTGCGTCTCCTCGGCCGACAGCGGACGGGACCGGAAGTCGACGTCGTTGGTCTCCAGCGCCACCCGGGCGAACTTGGCGTAGGCGTAGGCGTCCTCGCGGGTGAGCCGGCCGCCGGTCAGGACCCCGACGCCGCCGTTGCGGCGGGCGTGGGCGAGGCCACGGGCGGCCACGGCGAAGGCCTCGGGCCACGAGGCCGGGCGCAGCTCACCGGTCTCCTCGTCGCGCACCTGCGGGTGCGTGAGGCGGTCGGTGGCGGTGGCGTAGCCGAAGGCGAAGCGGTCCTTGTCGGAGATCCACTCCTCGTTGACCTCCGGGTCGTTGCCCGACAGCCGCCGGACGACCTTGCCGCGCCGGTGGTCCACCCGGATGGCCGACCCGCACGAGTCGTGCTCGGCGACCGACGGGGTCGAGACCAGGTCGAAGGGGCGGGCGCGGAAGCGGTACTGCGCCGAGGTGAGCGCGCCGACCGGGCAGATCTGGATCACGTTGCCCGAGAAGTTGGAGCGGTAGGGCTCCTGCTCGTAGATGCCGACCTGCTGGAGCGCGCCACGCTCGATCAGCGCGATGAACGGGTCGCCGGCGATCTGCTCGGAGAAGCGGGTGCAGCGGGCGCACAGCACGCAGCGCTCGCGGTCGAGCAGCACCTGGGCGCTGATGTTGATCGGCTTGGGGAAGGTGCGCTTGACCTCGACGAAGCGCGTCTCGCCGCGTCCGTTGGTCATCGCCTGGTTCTGCAGGGGGCACTCGCCGCCCTTGTCGCACACCGGGCAGTCGAGCGGGTGGTTGATCAGCAGCTGCTCCATGACCCCGTGCTGCGCCTTGTCGGCGATCGGGGAGCTGAGCTGGGTGTTGACGACCATCCCCTCGGAGACCGTCATCGTGCAGGAGGCCTGGGGCTTCACGCGACCGGGCGGGCCCATCATCGTGCGGGGCTCCCCGTCCGGACCGGGCAGGGCGACCTCGACGAGGCACTGGCGGCAGGCGCCGACCGGCGCGAGCAGCGGGTGGTCGCAGAAGCGCGGGATCTGGATGCCGACGGTCTCGGCCGCACGGATCACCAGGGTCCCCTTGGGGACGCTCACCTCGATGCCGTCGATGGTGAGGGTGACCAGGTCGGTCTTGTCGACGTCGCTCTTCGAGCCAGCCGTCACGGTCATGCGCGTGCTCCCGCGGTCGCGAACAGGGTGGAGGCCACCGGGTCGAAGGGGCAGCCGCCGCGCTCGAAGTGCGCGAGGTACTCCGCCCGGAAGAACTGGATCGACGAGGCGATCGGGCTGACCGCGCCGTCGGCCAGGGCGCAGAACGACCGGCCCAGGATGTTGTCGCACTGGTCGAGCAGCTGCTCGAGGTCGTCCTCGGTGCCGATGCCCTTCTCGAGCCGCGCGAGGACCTGGACCAGCCACCAGGTGCCCTCGCGGCACGGGGTGCACTTGCCGCAGGACTCGTGCTTGTAGAACTCGGTCCAGCGCAGCACCGCCCGGACGACGCACACGGTCTCGTCGAAGATCTGCAGCGCCTTGGTGCCGAGCATCGAGCCCGCGGCGCCGACGCCCTCGTAGTCCAGCGGGACGTCGAGGTGCTCGGCGGTCAGCAGCGGCGTCGAGGACCCGCCGGGGGTCCAGAA
This genomic window from Nocardioides marmoribigeumensis contains:
- the rarD gene encoding EamA family transporter RarD, producing the protein MTAPDRNRARDGFVLGFAAYAMWGAFPLYWPLLEPAGAVELLAHRVAWSALVMAVLAVALRKREGLARVVRDRRVLLLLLAAACVISVNWGVYIWSVNHEHVVDASLGYFINPLVTVLMGVLVLDERLRTLQWAALAVAGGAVVWLTLAEGRAPYIALTLAFSFGTYGLLRKKADVGAVEGLTVETFLLAPLAVAYLVWLQASRDGRAFSEGPGHFGLLATAGLVTALPLLCFGGAATRVPLTTLGLLQYVAPTLQFVLGTTVGGESMSVSRWVGFAVIWAALVLFSLDSVRSRRQSRLVVEASAA
- a CDS encoding polyprenyl synthetase family protein, which encodes MTPAQDVPLALPVVDAALRERLVRGMLTVEERLEAEIRSEADFITEACRHLLHAGGKRFRPMLVLLAAEAGEGINEDVLTAASVVELTHLASLYHDDVMDEADLRRGADSANVRWDNHVAILAGDWLFSKSSELTARLGAEAVRIQAETFSRLVEGQILETREPRPGEDLLDHYLRVVGGKTGSLIATSARYGAMFSGCPPEVVAALTGYGERVGTAFQLSDDILDLGSDSDVSGKTPGTDLREGVPTLPTLMALRSTDPADARLRELLSAPLTDDARHAEALALMRAHPAMGEARRYVLQLANSAIDLLTVVPEGPVKQALVDFAGVIATRTA
- the nuoN gene encoding NADH-quinone oxidoreductase subunit NuoN: MNAFDTPKLEYFELSPLLVVFGVALVGVLVEAFAPRERRYLLQTAVTVLGTVGALVMTVLVARDLKEYDGARGAIAAMGAIAVDGPSVFVWGLLLVLSLLSALLFAERQLDGGVTAFAGQAAALPGTEAERQASSQGLEHTEVFPLLMFSVGGMMLFAASNDLVTMFVALEVFSLPLYLLCGLARRRRLLSQEAALKYFMLGAFSSGFFLYGVALVYGYAGATDFAAISQAVSGRVGGEGLLLGGIALLAVGLLFKIGAVPFHSWTPDVYQGAPTAVTGFMAACTKIAAFGALLRLFYVGFGGAREDWTPMIWAVAIATMVVGSLFALVQSDIKRMLAYSSIAHAGFVLVGFVGLYSGGPDSVQISSLQAVLFYLVTYGFMTVGAFGIVTLVRDAGGEANHLSRWAGLGKEAPLVAAVMSFFLLGMAGIPLTSGFTGKWAVFTSAAQGGAVPLVVIAVVLSAVAAFFYLRVIVQMYFADPVGEGPTIAMPSVLTAVVIAVGFAATLLLGIVPGPILDLAGNAGSFIR
- a CDS encoding NADH-quinone oxidoreductase subunit M yields the protein MSFPWLTAALLLPIVGSIVVMAMPKHGTIGRQAALGFSVLTFALSIAVALQFDTGEKGYQLTETHAWISAFGAHYALGVDGTGLVLVLLTTILVPVVIVASWRDADVGRWSTNAFFAWILALEGLAIGVFSSVDVFLFYVFFEATLIPIYFLIGGYGGPRRTYAAVKFLIFSLLGGLVMLASVVGLYVQSAKLNGGTPTYLLSDLHPLMQDVSTSTGRWLFLGFFIAFAVKAPMVPVHTWLPDAADEATPGTSVLLVSILDKIGTFGMIRFCLELFPEASRWATPVVLTLAVISVLYGGLVAIAQKSIPRLIAYTSVSHFGFIVLGIFVMNSQGQVGSTLYMFNHGLSTGVLFLVTGYLIARRGSRQIQDFGGVQKVAPVLAGIFLVGGLSSLSLPGLSPFVSEFLVMTGAFVHNWWYAVFAVFGIVLAALYILLMYQRTMTGPVTPAVAPIRDLDRREVAALAPLLALIVFFGFFPKPLIDVISPAVETTLTQVGAHDPSPAVSPGDVPAAEEAHE